The nucleotide sequence ACTATTTCTACACTTTTTCCAGCAGTGAAAGCATTTAAAGAAGGGGAAATTGAAAAAATATTTTATTTGACTGCAAAGGGGACTACGGCATTATCTGCATTATCGGCGGTTGAGCTTCTAAATAAAAAGGGGCTTAGGTTAAAAACATTAATTTTGACTTCAAAGGAAAAGATATGTTTCAATGAAGAAACAAATTGCAATCCTGAGGAATGTATTTATGCAAAGGGTCATTATGATAGAGTAAATGATGCTATTAAGGATTTACTTAAAAATGAGGATATCTACAATAGAGAGATAATAGAGGAGTATGCTAAGAAGTACAATGTATGTCCGTTTGAATTATCTCTTGATATGTCTTTGTGGTGCGATTTAGTAATATGCGATTATAATTATGTGTTTGACCCTTCAGTGTATTTGAAGAGATTTTTTTCAGATGCAAAGGGAGGATATGTGTTTTTAGTGGATGAGGCTCACAACCTTCCTGACAGAGCAAGGGATATGTATTCTTCAGAGCTTTATAAGAGCAAAGTGATGTTTTTGAAAAAAAATTTATCTAAAAAGGACTACATCTATAAAACCATAAACAATATAAATTCTTTTTTTATAAATCTAAAGAAATTAAGTGAGGATAAGGGATATATAATTGATGAAGATGATAACTACGAAGAAGCAGCTAAAGTAATTTATAAATTTCTAAACAAGTGTGAAAAATGGATTCTTGAAAATAAGGAACATAAGATTTATAAAGAAATGCAGGAATTTTATTTGGATGCTTTCAAATTTATAAAGACATATGAATTGTATTCGGATAATTATATTTTTTATGGTGAAAAAATATCTTCTGATTTTAAGATAAAGCTATTTTGTTTAGACCCATCTAAGTTTATTGAGGAAACTGTTAAGAAGGGTATAAGTGCAGTATTTTTTTCTGCAACCTTAAGCCCTATGAATTATTTTAAAGAAATATTAGGAGCAGAAGAAGGGGACTATAATGCTACCTTTGCCTCTCCTTTTTCAGAGGACAATAGATGCATATTTATTGCTAAAAATATTTCAACTAAGTATGCTAAAAGAGAACAAAATTATGATGCAGTAGTTCAGTATATAAGAAGTTTTGTGCTTCAGAAAAAAGGAAATTACATGATATTCTTTCCATCATATAAATATATGAATAATATTTACGATAGGTTTAGTGCAGGTGAGGATTATGAGGTTATACTTCAAAAAAGCAGCATGGATGAAACTGAAAAGAATGATTTTTTAGCTGCATTTAACGATGAAAGCGAAAAGGGAACTATAGGTTTTTGTGTTCTTGGGGGTGTATTTTCAGAGGGTATTGATCTTAAGGGAGAAAGATTAATAGGAGCAGTTATAGTAGGGGTAGGTCTTCCTATGATTTGTTTAGAAAGAGATATGATAAAGAAATATTTTGACAATAGGAATAACCTAGGGTATGAATATTCATATATGTATCCAGGAATGAATAAAGTACTTCAAGCAGCAGGAAGGGTAATACGCTCGGAAAGTGATAAAGGAGCCATCATGCTTTTGGATGAAAGATTTGCGAAGTATTCTTATAAGAAGCTTATGCCTTCTGAATGGGAAAATGCCATATACAGCAGTGGAAATTTAGAAATTGAAAAAAAACTAGAAATATTTTGGGCAGATTGGTAAAAATGCAAGTTTTCTATTGAAAAAATTCACTTTATCATTATAATATTTAATAACGGTATTTTTAAAAAAATATATAATTTATACTGCGATTTGTTGAAAGTTTTGTTTTTTTTGCAATATAAAGTTAATAATGATAGAATTGGGGGCTAAGATATGACAAGAAATATTGGATATCCTGAAAAGCAGGGGCTATATGATCCAGCTTTTGAAAAGGATAATTGTGGAATTGGCTTTATTACCAGCATAAAAGGTGAAAAAAGTCATGACATAGTAAAAAAAGGTATAGAAATTCTCGTTAACTTAACGCATAGAGGGGCTGTTGGCGCAGATACAAAAACTGGTGATGGAGCAGGAATAATGCTGCAAATTCCAGATGAATTTTTCAGAATTAACTGTGATAATCTTGGTATTGAACTTCCTGAAAGTGGTAAATATGCTGTTGGAATGATTTTTCTGCCTAAAGAAACAGCATTATCATATCAATGTGAAGGTATACTTGAAAGAGCAGTAGAAGAACAGGGGCAGAAGGTTTTAGGATGGAGAGTTGTTCCTAGAGATAACAGGTCTATTGGGGAAACAGCAAAGGGCAGTGAGCCTGTTATAAAGCAGATATTTATAGGAAGCAATTGTGAAAACCAAACTGATTTTGAAAGAAATCTCTATATAATAAGAAAAAGAGCTGAAAGTGAAGTTAAAAGACTAGTAGAAAGAGGATCGGAGTACTTTTATATATGCAGTCTTTCAAGTAGAACTATAGTGTACAAGGGACTTTTGCTTGCAGATCAAATAAAAAGCTTTTATATGGATTTAAACGATATAAATTTCAAGAGTGCTATTGCTTTGGTTCATCAAAGATATAGTACTAATACTTTTCCTACTTGGGATTTAGCTCAACCATTTAGATTCTTAGCTCATAATGGAGAGATAAATACTATAAGAGGGAATAGAAATTGGATGAATGCACGTGAAGGTGTTTTAAAATCTGATGTTTTTGGAAAGAAAATATCTGATTTATTTCCTATAGTAAACCCAAAGGGAAGCGATTCAACTTCTTTGGATAATACATTTGAACTTTTAGTTGCTGACGGAAGGCCACTAGCACAGGCACTTATGATGCTTATTCCAGAGGCTTGGGAAAACAATGAAAGCATGGAGACATGGAAAAGGGCATTTTATGAGTATCAGGGAACTTTAATAGAGCCTTGGGATGGTCCAGCAGCAGTTGCATTTACAGATGGTCAGCAGGTTGGAGCTGTTCTAGATAGAAATGGACTTAGACCAGCAAGGTATCTTATAACTAAAAACAATATAGCTGTTTTGGCTTCAGAAGCTGGTGTTTTAAAATTTGAGCCTGAAGAAATAGCTTATAAAGGGAGACTTAAACCTGGAAAGATGTTCCTTATAGATACAAAAGAAGGAAGAATAATTGATGATGAAGAAATAAAAAAATCAATTTGTTTAGATAAAGAGTATGAAAAAATAGTAGAAAAGAATAAATTTACTTTAGATGATTTTGAAGCAACTGTTGGAGAAGAAGTAGTAAATGATGAAGTTTTGAAAGAAAAACAGCAGGCTTTTGGGTATACTCTTGAAGACTTAAGGGTAATACTTGGCCCTATGGCAGCTACTGGTAAAGAACCTTTGGGATCAATGGGAAATGACGCTCCTTTGGCCGTTCTTTCAAATAAATCACAACTGCTTTTTGCATACTTTAAGCAGCTGTTTGCTCAAGTAACTAATCCTCCTATAGACCCTATACGAGAGGAAATGGTTACATCTCTTGTGAATTATATAGGTTCTCAAGGAAACATATTGAATAAAGATACTGAAGCTGTTCCTTTTATAGAAATAAATTCTCCTATTTTGACAGATCTTGAAATGGAGAAGATTAAGAATCTTAGAAATAAGGATTTCAAGACAACTACAATACCTATTACATTTAAATATGATACAGGAATTGACGGATTTAAAGAAGCACTTGAGAAGATTTGTGAAAGAGCTTCTAAGAGAATAGAAGAGGGATTTAATGTAATTGTTCTAAGTGATAAGCACATAGATTCCTATGAGGCAGCTATACCTAGTTTACTTGCATTAAGTGCTGTTCAGCATCATTTAATAAAGGAAAAAACTCGTACAAAGGTATCTATTGTAGTTGAGACTGGAGAAGCAAGAGAAACTATGCATTTTGCACTGCTCGTTGGCTACGGTGCAACAGCAGTAAATCCTTACATTGCTTTTGAGTCAATTAGGCAAATTGTAAGGGAAAAGGATATTGAAGTAGAAAGTCAAGAAAAAGCTATAGAAAATTATATTTATGCTATAAATCATGGAATATTAAAGATATTATCTAAAATGGGAATATCCACACTTAGAAGCTATCATGGTGCTGAAATTTTTGAAGCAGTAGGACTTAGCAGTAAACTTGTAAGTGAATACTTTGAAGGAACACCATCTAGAATTGAAGGAATAGGCATAGATGAGGTAGCAAAAGAAGTATTAAATAGATATAAAAATGCTTTTAATAAAATAAGAAAACCAGTATCTGTTTTAAGCGTTGGAGGACAGTATTCTTGGAGAAAAAATGGTGAATATCATTTGTTCAATCCAGATACTATATATAGACTTCAGGTTTCAGCTAGAACTGGAAACTATAAAATGTTTAAAGAGTATTCTCATATTATAAACGATCAGGACAAGAATCTTTGCACTATAAGAGGCTTGTTTGAATTCAAAGACTTAAAACCTATACCACTTGAAGAGGTGGAGCCTGTAAATGAAATATTAAAAAGATTTTCATCAGGAGCTATGTCCTTTGGTTCAATCAGCAAGGAAGCTCATGAGACTATAGCTATAGCTATGAATAGAATAGGCGGAAAGAGCAACAGTGGTGAAGGCGGAGAGGATAATGAAAGATACAAGGCTGATGCTAACGGCGATTTAAGAAGAAGTGCAATAAAGCAGATAGCTTCTGCTAGATTTGGAGTAACAGCAGAGTATTTAGTAAATGCTGATGAGCTTCAAATAAAAATGGCTCAGGGAGCAAAGCCTGGTGAAGGAGGACAACTCCCAGGAAGAAAGGTAGATGTCAATATAGCTAAGGTAAGACATTCTACACCAGGAATAGACCTTATTTCTCCACCACCGCATCATGATATATACTCTATTGAGGATTTAGCTCAACTTATATTTGATTTAAAATGTGTGAACCCTTCATCAAGAATAAGCGTAAAGCTTGTTTCTGAAGTTGGAGTTGGAACTGTAGCAGCGGGTGTTGCTAAGGCACATGCAGATTCAATACTTATAAGTGGTCATGATGGAGGTACAGGTGCATCACCTATATCATCAATAAAACATGCTGGAATTCCATGGGAGCTTGGATTATCAGAAGCACAGCAGGTACTGCTTTTAAATAATTTAAGAAGCAGAGTAGTTCTTCAAACAGATGGACAATTAAAAACAGGTAGAGATGTTGTAATAGCAGCTCTTCTTGGAGCAGAGGAATTTGTTTTTGCATCTACCATACTTGTATCCTTAGGATGTGTAATGCTTAGAAACTGCCATCTTAATACTTGTGAAATGGGAATAGCAACTCAAGACCCTGAACTTAGAAAAAGATTTAAAGGAAAACCTGAATATGTTATAAACTTCCTTACATTTATAGCACAGGAAGTAAGAGAGTACATGGCACAGCTTGGCTTTAGAACTATAAATGAAATGGTTGGAAGAGTTGATAAAATACAGGCAAAGAATGCTGTAAGTCACTGGAAGGCTAAAGGGATTGACCTTTCTAAAATATTATACAAGCCTGACATGCCAAAGAGAATAAAACCATATTGTACAGTAGCTCAAGAGCATGGTTTAGATAGAATAATGGACTACAAGTTAATTCAAATAGCAAAAGATGCTTTGAACTCTAAGAAAAGTGTGGTTGGAAACTTTGAAATTAAAAATGTAGATAGATCAGTGGGAGCTATGCTGAGTGGTAAAATTGCAAAGATATACGGAGAAAATGGACTTCCAGATGATACTATAAGATTTAATTTCTTTGGTTCAGCAGGTCAAAGCTTTGGAGCTTTTGGAATGAAGGGTATGACAATTGTGCTTGAAGGAGAAGCCAATGATTATGTTGGAAAGGGCTTATCAGGAGCCAAAATAGTAATAAAAACTCCTGAAAGAGCAAGTTATAAGCAGGAAGAAAATGTTATAGCTGGAAACACCATTTTATACGGAGCAACCAGTGGAAAACTATTCATAAATGGAATGGTTGGAGAACGTTTTGCTGTAAGAAATAGTGGAGCATATGCTGTTGCTGAAGGTACAGGAGACCACTGCTGTGAATATATGACTGGTGGAATTGCTGTGGTACTTGGAGAGACAGGAAGAAACTTTGGAGCTGGTATGAGTGGAGGTATGGCATTTATTCTTGATGAAAATGACACTTTTAATGATAAATGCAAAGCTGAAACTCTTGAAATTACTAGTGACTACGATGAGGAAGATGAAAAAGTTCTTCGTGGCTTAATTGAGGAGCACTACAATTACACTAATAGTGATAAAGCTAAAGTTATATTAGAAAATTGGGGCGAATATAAGACAAAAATAAAAAAGGTTATTCCAACAGCATATAAATTGATACTTGAAAAATCAAAACAAAAAGCTGCTGCAGTTAATATGTAAGGGGGCGGAAAAATGGGAAAGGTAACTGGATTTAAAGAATACGATAGAGAAGAGTCGCCATCTCGTCCAATCGATGAGAGAATAAAGGACTACAAAGATGTTCATATGGGACTTGACAAGGAAAAGCTGAAAATTCAAGGTGCAAGATGTATGGAATGTGGTACTCCATTTTGTTCATGGGGCTGCCCTCTTGGAAATTTAATGCCTGACTTTAATGACATGGTATATAAAGGTGAGTGGAAAAAGGCTTATGAAAGGATATCTTTGACAAGCTGTTTCCCTGAATTCACAGGACGTATTTGTCCAGCTTTATGTGAAGGTTCGTGTACATTAAGTTACAATTCTGATGCTGTTTCAATAAAAGAAATTGAACTTGGAATTATAGAGGAAGCCTTTAAAAATGGATGGGTAAAGCCTAAGATTCCAAAGGTTAGAACAGGCAAAAGAATTGCAGTAATAGGATCAGGCCCAGCAGGACTTTCGGCAGCAGAAGAACTTAATTCTGTTGGACACAGCGTGGTGGTATTTGAAAGAGCTGATAAGGTAGGAGGACTTTTAAGATACGGCATTCCTGATTTTAAACTTGAAAAGCATGTAATAGATAGAAGAATTGACGTTATGGAAAAGTCTGGAATAGAGTTTAAAACCTCTACTAATGTAGGTTTTGATGTGAGTGCAGAAGAATTACTTAATGATTTTGATGTAGTTCTTCTTACAGGAGGCTCTACCATACCTAGAGATTTAAAAGTTGAAGGAAGAGAGAATATTAAAGGGGTGCATTTTGCTGTTGATTACTTAAAACAGCAGAATATGAGAAATGCTGGAATGGAAATTAAAGAAGAGGAAATAACTGCAAAGGATAAAGTTGTTGTGGTAATTGGAGGAGGAGATACTGGTTCAGACTGTATTGGTACTGCAATAAGGCAGGGTGCTAAAAAGGTATATCAGTACGAGATAATGGATAAACCTCCAGCTCAAAGGGATGAAACTATGCCTTGGCCTTTATTTCCTAGAGTGTTTAAAACCACTACATCTCATGAAGAGGGCTGTGAAAGATTATTCGGTGTTTCAACTAAAAAGCTAGAAGGAAAAGACGGTAAGCTTGAACTCCTTAAAGGTGTACAAGTTAAGTGGGAAAAAGATGAAAATGGAAAAATGTCCATGAAAGAGATAGAGGGCTCAGAGTTTGAAAAGAAGGTGGATTTGATACTTATTGCTATGGGATTTGTACATCCTCAGCATAAGGGTATAGTTGAAGATTTACAGCTGAAATTAGATTCTAGAGGAAATGTTTTTACTGATGAAAACTTTATGACAAGCCGAGAAAATGTTTTTGCAGCAGGGGATATGAGAAGAGGTCAATCACTTGTAGTATGGGCTATGCATGAGGGAAGACAATCAGCAAAAGAAATAGATAAATACCTTATGGGAGAAACTTCTCTTAGAGGATAGGTTTTACAGTAAAGGCAGAGGCTTATTAGGGCTTCTGCCTTTATTTTCTATATGTTTATATATTTATACTGAATTGACAATACAGCTGCCTTTTGATATTATAATAATACAAAGTAGAGTATTATTGTCGGAATTAAGGAAGTGAGTTAATGAAATTATCTACTAAAGGTCGATATGGAGTTAAAGCAATGGTAGATTTAGCGATTCATTATGGTGCTGAGCCAGTTTCAATAAAAAGTATATCAGAGAGGCAAAAGATATCAGAGGCTTATTTAGAGCAGCTTTTCGTTCCGCTTAGAAAATCAGGTCTAATTAAGAGCATACGAGGATCTCAAGGAGGATATGTTCTATCAAAAGATCCTAAAGATATTCATATATCAAATATCTTTGATGTTCTTGAAGGTCCAATAGAGATTTCAGACTGTGTAGAAAGCGACAGCTGTGATAATAGTGATTACTGCGTTACCCGTCTTTTGTGGGTTAAAATAAAGGAAAGCATAGACAATGTAACTAAGACTATAACCTTAAAAGATATGGTAGATGATTATAATTCTATTAAAAACCAATAGAGATTTTATATCCTTACATTTAATTGTACATGTATTAAATGTAAGGATATTTTATTTTTAGGTATATTAAAAGTAAAAGCATACATAATAAACACATGGTGATATATATGATTAGAAGTAGAGAATTTATAGGTGCAGATGTTTATTCTACAAAGGGAGAAAAAATAGGAGCAGTTGATGATGTTATCTTGAACTTTAGCTCTGGTTTTGTGTTAGGCTTTAAAATTAATAAAGGAAAAGTATTTAACAAACACTGCTGCATTTCTGTAAAAAATATGGTGAGTTTTACTTCCAAGATGATTGTAAACTATGTGCCCTATAAAGGGAGTTTTATAAGGTTTAATAGCATAAAAAATATGGATGTTATAAATTATGACGGTACAATTCTTGGAATGGTTGAGGAAATAATGTTTGATGAAAAGACCTTTAAAATCAAGGGAATTATTGTATCAAGAGGTTTTTTCGCTAACCTAGTTTCGGGGAAAAAAATAATACTGGAAGGCAACTATATGCTGGGTAAGAAAAATTTGTTCTGTTTTTCCAATGATAAAAATTTAAGTTTTGTAAGGGTGTTTCACTCGATTTCAATGGAAGATGATAAAAATGAAAAAAATATATAGATATATTATTTTAATTCTTGGCATTATTTTAACCTATATTTTGCTTTATTTATTGTTTAAAAAAGTTAAAATTTTAAGTGAAATAATTTATATTATTTTAGTAGCTTTTTTAATTGCGTACACTGTTAAACCTTTTCATAAGTGCCTTGTAAAAAAGGGCTTAAGTGCTAGAAAATCCGCAGCATTTCTTTTAGGTAGTTTAACGCTTTTTTGTATATTGTTCATGTTTTTTTTAGTGCCTTCTATATTTAAAGAAACACTTAATATAAATATGACTAAAAATGAAATACAGTATTATATAGACTTTTTAAATAAGAAGTTAAAACCTACGCTTCAAGGAATGGCTGGAGAAACTTTTATAGTTACCATATACTCAAAGTTTAATAATGAACTTAGGGAAATAGTATCGAAGCTCTTTAATTTCGTTATGAGTATTGGAAAAAACATAGTTGATATTGCAATAGTTCCAATAATATCATATTATTTTCTTGCAGATGGGGAAAACATAAGAAACAAAATACTAGTAATATTCCCTTTGAGCTATAGGAAGCTTGTAAAGAAAATAATGTGTGATGTAGATAATGTTTTAAGCAAATACAATGTGACTCAAATAATATTATGTACCTTTGTAGGCTTGCTTACATTCATTATCCTTATAGTATTTAAAGTTGATTATCCTATAATATTGTCCATAGTAAATGGCTTGTTTAATATAATACCGTACTTTGGTCCTATTTTTGGAGCTATTCCAGCTATAATCATAGCATTTTTACACTCCACAAAGGTTGGTATTTATACTACAGTATGCCTTTACATTGTTCAAATAATAGAGGGTAATTTGATTGCACCCAAAATAACAGGGGAATCCATTGACATGCACCCTTTAATTGTAATAATTTTATTGATAGCTGGAGAAAAAATTGCTGGCTTTTGGGGAATGATACTTGCTATACCTGTAGGAGTCATAATAAAAGTTATTTATGAGGATTTGAATTATTACCTTTTTTAGTAGTTTATATTGACATATGCAGATTTATCTTTTATAATATGTGTTAGTTATATTAGAGTGATGATGAGAATTAGTAAAATCAATTTGCATATAAAGAGAAGAAGTGGTTGGTGAAAACTTCCTATGTAATGATTTGAAGCTATCTCTGAACTTTTTTAAGAGAGACACTTTATTTTAGTGTAATTAGGGTGGTACCGCGGAATTATAGCTTTCGTCCCTTTGTTTAGGGATGAAGGCTTTTTTGTATATTGAATTAAATTGGAGGAGATTGGATTATGAAATACATGGGATTAAATGATATAAGAGAAAGCTACTTGAGTTTTTTTGAGAAAAAAGAGCATTTAAGACTTCCGAGTTTTTCACTCATACCGAAAAATGACAAGAGTCTTTTGCTTATAAATGCGGGTATGGCTCCTTTAAAACCTTATTTTACTGGACTTCAAACTCCACCTAAAACAAGAGTAACAACATGTCAAAAGTGTATAAGAACTGGAGATATAGAAAATATAGGAAAAACTTCAAGACATGGTACATTTTTTGAGATGCTTGGAAACTTTTCTTTTGGAGATTATTTTAAAGAAGAAGTTATTTCATGGGCGTGGGAGTATATAACAGAAGTACTTAAGTTCCCTAAGGATAGAATATATATAACAATATATCTTGATGACGATGAAGCATTCAAAATTTGGACTGAAAAAGCAGGAGTTGATCCTAGTAGAATATTTAGGTTCGGAAAAGAAGATAATTTTTGGGAGCACGGCTCAGGTCCTTGCGGTCCATGTTCTGAAATGCACTTTGATAGAAGAGAAAAGCCTGATCTTATAAAAACAAGAGAAAAATTTATTGAGCTTCAAGATAAGGATGAAGTAATTGAGTTTTGGAACTTAGTTTTCACTCAATTTGATAAAGATGAAGATGGAAACTACAATAAGCTTAAAAATCCTAATATTGATACGGGTATGGGGCTTGAAAGAATAGCAACTATAATGCAAAATACAGACAGCATATTTGAAATAGACACTATAAGAGAGGTGTTAGATGCTGTATGTAAAATATGTAATGTAAAATATGGTGAGAACCATAAAAATGATGTTTCTCTTAGAATAATAACAGATCACATAAGAAGTGTAACTTTCATGATAAGTGATGGTATATTACCTTCTAATGAGGGAAGAGGATATGTACTTAGAAGACTTCTTAGAAGAGCAGCAAGACATGGTAAAACTTTAGGAATAGAAAAAACATTCTTATGCGGATTGTGTGATGTGGTTATAAAAAATTCTAAAGGTGCTTATAAAGAACTTGAGGAAAAGCAAGATTATATTAAGAATGTAATTGAAATAGAAGAAAAAAGATTCGATGAAACACTTGACAGCGGCATGGAAATATTAAAGAATTATATAGATGAATTGTCTCTTGAAAACAAAAAAGTAATGTCCGGTGAAAAAGCATTCAGATTGTACGATACCTACGGTTTTCCTGTAGAACTTACTCAAGAAATATTAGAAGAAAAGGGCATTGAAATTGACATGAATGATTTCCATAGTGAAATGGAAAAGCAGAAAAATAGAGCAAGAGATGCAAGAGAAGAATCAAATTACATGGGTAAAGAAATAAAATTAATTGATAAATTACCTGAAAGTGTTACTACAAAATTTGTAGGATATAATTCTACAAGTACAGATTCAAAGGTTGAAGTTTTAATAAAAGATGATGAGTTTGTTTCCACTATAAACGAAGGAGAAAGTGGAATTGTTGTAACAGAGGAGACACCTTTTTATGCAGAGATGGGTGGACAAATAGGAGATAAAGGTATTATTTTTGGTAAAAATGGAGAAGCTAAAGTTGTTGACTGCAAGAACAATATATCAGGGAAAATAATACATATAGTTCAGGTAGTAAAAGGCTCAATAGAAAAGAATGAAAATGTTACTCTTGAAGTTAACTATAAAAAGAGAAAAGATATATGTAAGAATCATACAGCCACTCATATGCTTCAAGCAGCACTTAAAAAGGTTGTAGGAAGTCATATAAATCAATCAGGTTCTTATGTTGATAATGAAAGATTGAGATTTGATTTTACACATTTCACAGCTCTTACTGATGAAGAAATTTTAAAAGTAGAAGCTATGGTTAATGATGAAATAATGGCTGCATATGATGTGAAAACTGATATAATGTCTGTTGACGAAGCAAAGAAAACAGGAGCTATGGCTTTATTTGATGAAAAGTATGGCAATAGGGTAAGAGTAGTATCTGTTGGAGACTTCAGTAGAGAATTATGTGGAGGTACCCACGTAAATAATTCTGGTGAAATAGGCTTATTTAAGATAATATCAGAGTCTGGTGTAGCAGCAGGAATAAGAAGAATAGAGGCAATAACAGGTAAAGAAGCTGTTAGATATACTGAAGAAAATGATAATCTTATAAGAAATATTGAGCAGGAGCTTAAATGTTCTAAGAAGGATATTTTAAATAAAATAAATCAATATCATAGTGAATTAAAAGAAAAAGAAAAGGAAATAAATATCCTTAAAGGAAAGTTAGCTTCAGGCTTTGAAGAAAATATACTAAGTTCAGTAAAGGAAGTAAGTGGAGTTAAGTATGTTGCCTCTGAAGTAAAAGGAATAAGTGGAGATACCTTGAGAGAATTATGCGATAAAGTAAGAAATAAAATAGACGATGGTATGGTTCTACTTGCAAGTAAAGATGGCGAAAAAGTACAATTTGTAGCAATGGCTTCAAAAAATGCAGTAAAAAAAGGCGTTCACTGTGGAAAAGTAATAAAAGAGGTTGCTTCTATGTGTGGAGGAAATGGAGGCGGAAGGCCAGATATGGCTCAAGCTGGAGGAAAAGATGGAGAAAAATTAGAAACTGCGTTAAAAGAAGTAGGAAATATTATGGAAAAATTAGTAAAGTAGTATACAATTACTAAAATATGCTTTATAATATATAGTATATTTCAGTATAAAATCTTTTCACTAACAAAAAAGGGGTGAGTGTAAATTGGGGAGTGAAATTAACGATAATACAATTGAGTTTGATGTTTTGAAAAATAAAGAGGATTTAACAAAAGAGATATTGAATGAAGTTTACAATTCATTAAAGGAAAAAGGTTATAATCCTATTAATCAATTGGTTGGGTATTTGATATCTGGAGATCCCACTTACATAACCAATTACAATGGCGCACGTGCTTTAGTAAGAAAGCTTGAGAGAGATGAAATACTTGAAGAAGTATTAAAATCATATCTTGGTATAAAATAAAAGTGCTCTTAGGAGCATTTTTATTTTAACTTAAGTTTTAATTATGTAAGTTTACTTATAATAAAAAGGAGATTTGTATGAGGATACTCGGTATTGATGTAGGCAATAAGACTATAGGAGTAGCACTTAGCGATCCACTTGGATTTACAGCTCAAGGTATAACTACTATAAGAAGAAAAAACGAAGAAGAAGATATAAAAGAATTGAAAGAATTGTGTGAAAAATATGAAGTTGATACCATAGTGTGCGGTCTTCCCAAAAATATGAATGGTACAATTGGATTTCAAAGTGAAAAAGTGCTTGGATTTTGTGAAGTTATTAAACAAAACATAAATGTACCCATAAAGATGTGGGATGAGAGATTGACAACTGTAACTGCAAATAGAGCGATGCTTGAAGCTGATCTTTCTAGAAAAAAAAGAAAAAAATTAGTTGATAAAGTAGCTGCTACATATATACTTCAAGGGTATCTAAACAGTATTTAATAC is from Clostridium acetobutylicum ATCC 824 and encodes:
- a CDS encoding AI-2E family transporter; translation: MKKIYRYIILILGIILTYILLYLLFKKVKILSEIIYIILVAFLIAYTVKPFHKCLVKKGLSARKSAAFLLGSLTLFCILFMFFLVPSIFKETLNINMTKNEIQYYIDFLNKKLKPTLQGMAGETFIVTIYSKFNNELREIVSKLFNFVMSIGKNIVDIAIVPIISYYFLADGENIRNKILVIFPLSYRKLVKKIMCDVDNVLSKYNVTQIILCTFVGLLTFIILIVFKVDYPIILSIVNGLFNIIPYFGPIFGAIPAIIIAFLHSTKVGIYTTVCLYIVQIIEGNLIAPKITGESIDMHPLIVIILLIAGEKIAGFWGMILAIPVGVIIKVIYEDLNYYLF
- a CDS encoding RrF2 family transcriptional regulator, which gives rise to MKLSTKGRYGVKAMVDLAIHYGAEPVSIKSISERQKISEAYLEQLFVPLRKSGLIKSIRGSQGGYVLSKDPKDIHISNIFDVLEGPIEISDCVESDSCDNSDYCVTRLLWVKIKESIDNVTKTITLKDMVDDYNSIKNQ
- a CDS encoding PRC-barrel domain-containing protein; amino-acid sequence: MIRSREFIGADVYSTKGEKIGAVDDVILNFSSGFVLGFKINKGKVFNKHCCISVKNMVSFTSKMIVNYVPYKGSFIRFNSIKNMDVINYDGTILGMVEEIMFDEKTFKIKGIIVSRGFFANLVSGKKIILEGNYMLGKKNLFCFSNDKNLSFVRVFHSISMEDDKNEKNI
- the alaS gene encoding alanine--tRNA ligase, whose amino-acid sequence is MKYMGLNDIRESYLSFFEKKEHLRLPSFSLIPKNDKSLLLINAGMAPLKPYFTGLQTPPKTRVTTCQKCIRTGDIENIGKTSRHGTFFEMLGNFSFGDYFKEEVISWAWEYITEVLKFPKDRIYITIYLDDDEAFKIWTEKAGVDPSRIFRFGKEDNFWEHGSGPCGPCSEMHFDRREKPDLIKTREKFIELQDKDEVIEFWNLVFTQFDKDEDGNYNKLKNPNIDTGMGLERIATIMQNTDSIFEIDTIREVLDAVCKICNVKYGENHKNDVSLRIITDHIRSVTFMISDGILPSNEGRGYVLRRLLRRAARHGKTLGIEKTFLCGLCDVVIKNSKGAYKELEEKQDYIKNVIEIEEKRFDETLDSGMEILKNYIDELSLENKKVMSGEKAFRLYDTYGFPVELTQEILEEKGIEIDMNDFHSEMEKQKNRARDAREESNYMGKEIKLIDKLPESVTTKFVGYNSTSTDSKVEVLIKDDEFVSTINEGESGIVVTEETPFYAEMGGQIGDKGIIFGKNGEAKVVDCKNNISGKIIHIVQVVKGSIEKNENVTLEVNYKKRKDICKNHTATHMLQAALKKVVGSHINQSGSYVDNERLRFDFTHFTALTDEEILKVEAMVNDEIMAAYDVKTDIMSVDEAKKTGAMALFDEKYGNRVRVVSVGDFSRELCGGTHVNNSGEIGLFKIISESGVAAGIRRIEAITGKEAVRYTEENDNLIRNIEQELKCSKKDILNKINQYHSELKEKEKEINILKGKLASGFEENILSSVKEVSGVKYVASEVKGISGDTLRELCDKVRNKIDDGMVLLASKDGEKVQFVAMASKNAVKKGVHCGKVIKEVASMCGGNGGGRPDMAQAGGKDGEKLETALKEVGNIMEKLVK
- a CDS encoding glutamate synthase subunit beta; this encodes MGKVTGFKEYDREESPSRPIDERIKDYKDVHMGLDKEKLKIQGARCMECGTPFCSWGCPLGNLMPDFNDMVYKGEWKKAYERISLTSCFPEFTGRICPALCEGSCTLSYNSDAVSIKEIELGIIEEAFKNGWVKPKIPKVRTGKRIAVIGSGPAGLSAAEELNSVGHSVVVFERADKVGGLLRYGIPDFKLEKHVIDRRIDVMEKSGIEFKTSTNVGFDVSAEELLNDFDVVLLTGGSTIPRDLKVEGRENIKGVHFAVDYLKQQNMRNAGMEIKEEEITAKDKVVVVIGGGDTGSDCIGTAIRQGAKKVYQYEIMDKPPAQRDETMPWPLFPRVFKTTTSHEEGCERLFGVSTKKLEGKDGKLELLKGVQVKWEKDENGKMSMKEIEGSEFEKKVDLILIAMGFVHPQHKGIVEDLQLKLDSRGNVFTDENFMTSRENVFAAGDMRRGQSLVVWAMHEGRQSAKEIDKYLMGETSLRG